In a genomic window of Nothobranchius furzeri strain GRZ-AD chromosome 14, NfurGRZ-RIMD1, whole genome shotgun sequence:
- the LOC107395602 gene encoding zinc finger protein 665 isoform X3, giving the protein MSSHSNSRPNMPWSNGEVKTFLSLVAEERIQGELDGAARNEKIFLELAEAMATHGFTRSSKQCRDKLKKLKCEYRAVAVHNGRRGVDKRRWKWFKEMDAIYGKRPASSVRESVVDSAGPSPVSSCTSGNGQSLRELISERLAAAAADIFSEFEKTIARYEKEIDRQRRLLEVNSARTELPLHYIKKDEEVLTDQQLWNQERTSSLDQEQAEPLHEVPEPQQIKVEQDNPEHLPFIEQEELCISQDEEQFVVKLENVASFSTPIDEERNHDGPEPSSEQRVSSVFPEAEVRDASPAASSACPEPPQHYVCEKEKVLPDQKLYNQERISSSCQPEPEPPLIKKRQEELRIGQHEGQFLPTQENVTFMVTSPSEETDCIEQESHWNQPLCPRSTEAENQDQDICKNENGNEDLTKNESHQQTKDQRNSVETHKPKKQKKAHRGNSQVLCGICEKSFSHNGLLTLHMRCHTGEKPFICETCGKSFSTNYHLTNHTRSHTGEKPFKCKYCGKCFSLRGTLIIHIRVHTGEKPFTCRVCDKCFSRSDSLTSHMRIHTGEKPFSCRICGKCYRIRNHLSTHMKTHTGEKPFKCKICGKCFYRNIDLTKHRRTHTGEKPFTCGTCGKCFYMSSHLTMHMRTHTHEKPFTCETCSKCFYTKYILTNHMRSHTGEKPFTCETCGKCFSLRGTLNTHMKLHTSEKPFTCETCGKGFSLQGGLIKHKTVHSGEKPHACKICGKYFSVGSKLACHMRTHTGEKPFTCEVCSKSFSQRCYLIAHMRVHTGENPFTCGTCGICCPTKKHLTRHIKTHTDERPFTCETCGKCFSEKGALNTHIRVHTGLKPFACEICGKCFSKSYSRTTHMRTHTGEKPFTCKTCGKRFSLKGSLRTHTRLHTGEKPYTCRICSKGCSRSDELTLHMSTHTGVKPYSCGICGKCFSKRNHVASHFKTQHI; this is encoded by the exons atgtcTTCTCATAGTAATTCCAGACCTAATATGCCATGGAGCAACGGAGAGGTGAAAACCTTCCTTTCTTTGGTGGCGGAGGAAAGAATACAGGGCGAACTGGACGGCGCGGCGAGGAACGAGAAAATATTTCTAGAGCTCGCTGAAGCCATGGCCACGCATGGCTTTACCCGAAGCTCCAAACAATGTCGCGATAAACTTAAGAAGTTAAAGTGTGAGTACAGGGCGGTCGCAGTCCACAACGGTCGGAGAGGGGTAGATAAGCGACGGTGGAAATGGTTCAAAGAAATGGACGCCATTTATGGTAAAAGGCCCGCCAGCAGCGTCCGTGAGAGTGTCGTGGATTCTGCGGGTCCGTCTCCAGTTTCAAGTTGCACGTCGGGAAACG GCCAGTCTCTGAGAGAGTTGATCAGCGAGCgactagctgctgctgctgcagacataTTCTCAGAGTTTGAAAAAACCATCGCCCGATACGAGAAAGAGATCGATCGCCAACGCAGACTGCTGGAGGTCAACTCAGCCAGAACAG AACTCCCACTGCATTACATCAAGAAAGATGAGGAagttctgactgaccagcagctctggaaccaggagaggacctccagtttggaccagGAACAAGCTGAACCTTTACATGAGGTACCAGAACCTCAGCAGATTAAAGTGGAGCAGGATAACCCAGAACATTTGCCGTTTATAGAACAAGAGGAGCTTTGCATCAGTCAGGATGAAGAGCAGTTTGTAGTGAAGCTGGAGAATGTTGCCTCCTTTTCAACTCCTATTGATGAGGAAAGAAACCACGATGGACCAGAACCAAGCAGTGAGCAACGGGTTTCTTCAGTGTTTCCTGAGGCTGAGGTCAGGGATGCCTCCCCTGCAGCGTCATCAg cCTGTCCAGAACCTCCACAGCATTATGTCTGTGAAAAGGAGAAGGTTTTGCCTGACCAGAAGCTCTATAACCAGGAGAGGATCTCCAGTTCATGTCAGCCGGAACCTGAACCTCCATTGATCAAAAAAAGACAGGAAGAACTCCGTATCGGTCAGCATGAAGGGCAGTTCCTTCCGACACAGGAAAATGTAACCTTCATGGTGACTTCTCCTTCTGAAGAAACTGATTGCATTGAACAGGAATCACACTGGAACCAACCCTTGTGTCCGCGTTCTACTGAAGCTGAAAACCAAGATCAAGATATATGCAAGAATGAAAACGGCAATGAAGATTTAACAAAAAATGAAAGTCATCAACAAACCAAAGATCAAAGAAACAGTGTAGAGACCCATAAACCAAAAAAGCAAAAGAAGGCTCACAGAGGCAACAGCCAAGTTTTATGTGGAATCTGTGAAAAATCTTTCAGTCACAATGGTCTTTTAACTCTTCACATGAGatgtcacacaggtgagaaaccatttaTATGTGAAACTTGTGGGAAAAGTTTCTCTACAAATTACCACTTGACTAATCACACACGAAGTCACACAGGCGAGAAACCgtttaaatgtaaatattgtgGCAAATGTTTCTCTTTGAGGGGTACCTTGATTATTCACATCAGagttcacacaggtgagaaaccatttaCGTGTAGAGTTTGTGATAAATGTTTCTCTAGGAGTGATAGTTTGACTTcacacatgagaattcacacaggtgagaaaccattttCATGTAGGATTTGTGGTAAATGTTATCGTATTAGAAACCACTTATCCACACACATgaaaactcacacaggtgagaaaccatttaaatgtaaaatttgTGGTAAATGCTTCTATAGGAATATTGACTTGACTAAACACAGGCGAACTCACACGGGTGAGAAGCCATTTACATGTGGAACTTGTGGTAAGTGTTTCTATATGAGTAGTCACTTGACTatgcacatgagaactcacacacatGAGAAACCGTTTACATGTGAAACTTGCAGTAAATGTTTCTATACGAAGTATATCTTGACTAATCACATGAGAAGTCACACGGGTGAGAAACCATTTACATGTGAAACTTGCGGTAAATGTTTCTCTTTGAGAGGGACCTTGAATACTCACATGAAATTGCACACAAGTGAGAAACCATTTACGTGTGAAACTTGTGGTAAAGGTTTCTCTTTGCAAGGTGGCTTGATTAAACACAAGACAGTTCATTCAGGTGAGAAACCACATGCATGTAAAATTTGTGGTAAATATTTCTCTGTTGGTAGTAAACTGGCTtgccacatgagaactcacacaggtgaaaaGCCATTCACATGTGAAGTTTGTAGTAAATCTTTCTCTCAAAGATGTTACTTGATTGCTcatatgagagttcacacaggtgaAAACCCATTTACATGTGGGACTTGTGGCATATGTTGCCCTACGAAGAAACACTTGACTAGACACATAAAAACTCACACAGATGAGCGACCATTTACATGTGAAACatgtggtaaatgtttctctgAGAAAGGTGCCTTGAACACTCACATTAGAGTTCACACAGGCTTGAAGCCATTTGCATGTGAAATTTGTGGTAAGTGTTTCTCTAAGAGTTATTCtcggactacacacatgagaactcacacaggtgagaaaccatttaCATGTAAAACGTGTGGTAAACGTTTCAGTCTTAAAGGTTCCTTGAGAACTCACACGAgacttcacacaggtgagaaaccatatACATGTAGAATTTGTAGTAAAGGTTGTTCTAGGAGTGATGAGTTGACTCTCCACATGAGTACTCACACAGGTGTGAAACCCTATTCATGTGGAATTTGTGGCAAATGTTTTTCTAAAAGGAATCACGTGGCTTCTCATTTTAAAACACAACACATATGA